One Natrinema longum genomic window carries:
- the kdgK1 gene encoding bifunctional 2-dehydro-3-deoxygluconokinase/2-dehydro-3-deoxygalactonokinase encodes MSQTDIVTFGETMLRLSPPDHERLENAAEFEVRAAGAESNVAIAASRLGSSATWISKVPETALGRRVTGELRSHGIETDVVWSHRGRQGTYYLEQAGKPRGTNVIYDRENTAISTAEAREFDIDRIQDAKVFFTTGITPALSTTLRDTTLNLLKAARKGGTTTAFDFNYRRKLWSPDEARETLTKLFPGIDVLVIAARDARMVLGFEGDPRQLAHKLGSQYDFTTVVVTRGSEGAVGWHDSVVHDHDAYETDTVDPIGTGDAFTGAFIARRLAGDDVPTALEYAAATASLKRTIPGDVALVTADEVETVVNEQDEAISR; translated from the coding sequence GTGAGCCAGACCGACATCGTCACGTTCGGTGAGACGATGCTCCGGCTGTCGCCACCCGACCACGAACGCCTCGAGAACGCAGCCGAGTTCGAGGTGCGTGCCGCCGGAGCGGAGAGCAACGTCGCCATCGCGGCGAGTCGACTGGGTTCGTCCGCGACCTGGATCTCGAAAGTCCCGGAGACCGCCCTCGGGCGGCGCGTCACCGGCGAACTCCGGAGCCACGGTATCGAGACGGACGTCGTCTGGAGCCACCGCGGCCGCCAGGGGACCTACTACCTCGAGCAAGCGGGCAAACCCCGCGGGACGAACGTGATCTACGATCGGGAGAACACCGCGATCTCGACGGCCGAGGCCCGCGAATTCGACATCGACCGGATTCAGGACGCGAAGGTCTTCTTTACGACCGGTATCACGCCTGCCCTCTCCACGACGCTTCGGGATACGACGCTCAACCTGCTCAAAGCGGCCCGAAAGGGCGGGACGACGACCGCCTTCGACTTCAACTACCGGCGCAAGCTCTGGTCGCCCGACGAGGCCAGGGAGACCCTGACGAAGCTGTTCCCGGGAATCGACGTGCTCGTGATCGCCGCTCGCGACGCGCGGATGGTCCTCGGGTTCGAGGGCGATCCCAGACAGCTCGCACACAAACTCGGCTCCCAGTACGACTTCACGACGGTCGTCGTGACCCGCGGCTCCGAGGGTGCGGTCGGCTGGCACGACAGCGTCGTCCACGACCACGACGCCTACGAGACCGACACCGTCGATCCGATCGGCACCGGCGACGCCTTCACCGGCGCGTTCATCGCCCGCCGGCTCGCCGGCGACGACGTCCCGACCGCCCTCGAGTACGCCGCCGCGACCGCGTCGCTCAAGCGAACGATCCCCGGCGACGTCGCGCTCGTCACGGCCGACGAGGTCGAGACCGTCGTCAACGAGCAGGACGAAGCGATTTCGCGATAG
- a CDS encoding alpha/beta fold hydrolase codes for MTRTRSDSDGKTTHEVASPTIVTDEDGRRIAYTEYGAPGGTPLVVLHGTPGSRVFGRLFDDRARDLGVRILAPDRPGYGRSAPDPDWKLTDTGAIVAAVLADAGVARAGIVGFSGGGPHALAVAATRGDLVERIEIVSGAPPQSLVSTLPPIQRLLGTLARRTPLLLKGLLGVQTRVAGRTPPAVVLSQYATATERAEIPPAAADCLRRDFLEAFARHRDGFVTETRLFANEWGFSLSNIAHTVRLWHGDADANAPVQGARRLRAELPNGDLTVLENAGHLTTLLRSRSRIVRSQQ; via the coding sequence GTGACTCGCACACGCTCGGATTCGGACGGAAAGACGACCCACGAGGTGGCCTCGCCAACGATCGTCACTGACGAGGACGGACGGCGGATCGCCTACACCGAATACGGTGCACCCGGGGGAACCCCACTGGTCGTCCTGCACGGCACCCCCGGATCGCGCGTCTTCGGGCGACTCTTCGACGACCGTGCACGGGATCTCGGCGTCCGGATTCTCGCACCGGACCGGCCGGGGTACGGACGATCGGCCCCCGATCCCGACTGGAAGCTCACCGATACCGGCGCGATCGTCGCCGCGGTGCTCGCGGACGCCGGCGTCGCTCGAGCCGGGATCGTCGGCTTTTCCGGCGGTGGACCACACGCGCTCGCAGTCGCCGCGACGCGGGGTGATCTCGTCGAGCGGATCGAGATCGTCTCCGGCGCGCCGCCGCAGTCGCTCGTGTCCACGCTCCCACCCATACAGCGGCTCCTCGGGACGCTGGCGAGGCGGACGCCACTGCTCCTGAAGGGATTGCTCGGCGTCCAGACTCGAGTCGCCGGACGGACGCCTCCAGCCGTCGTTCTCTCCCAGTACGCGACCGCGACCGAACGCGCCGAAATCCCGCCGGCTGCCGCCGACTGTCTTCGACGCGACTTTCTCGAAGCGTTCGCCAGACATCGGGACGGGTTCGTCACCGAGACGCGCCTCTTCGCGAACGAGTGGGGGTTTTCACTGTCGAATATCGCCCACACGGTCCGCCTCTGGCACGGCGATGCCGACGCGAACGCCCCGGTTCAGGGAGCGCGCCGACTCCGTGCGGAGCTCCCGAACGGCGATCTGACCGTCCTCGAGAACGCGGGCCATCTGACCACACTGCTTCGGAGCAGGTCACGAATCGTTCGGTCACAGCAGTAG
- a CDS encoding SDR family NAD(P)-dependent oxidoreductase, with protein sequence MHEATFDVAGKTAIVTGASQGIGQSIAETLAASGANVAICSRSMDRVGPVAEGINEAADAGDALAVECNVREREQVRTLVDETVEEFGDVDILVNNAGGEFVAPFEDISANGWKTIVDLNLNSTVHCTQLAGEVMREGDGGVIINLSSVNGQHAAPGESHYGASKAAIIRLTETLATEWAEDGIRVNCIAPGLIQTPGVAETLGIDSEDMPPREETDRRIGHGEEIADVAQFLASPAASFMNGETVTVKGVPRAGNSMSQDLGLQD encoded by the coding sequence ATGCACGAAGCAACGTTCGACGTGGCAGGGAAGACCGCCATCGTCACCGGTGCGAGCCAGGGGATCGGCCAATCGATCGCGGAAACACTCGCGGCAAGCGGGGCGAACGTCGCGATCTGCTCGCGATCGATGGATCGCGTGGGACCGGTCGCCGAGGGGATCAACGAGGCCGCGGACGCTGGCGACGCGCTCGCCGTCGAGTGCAACGTCCGCGAGCGCGAGCAGGTCCGGACCCTCGTCGACGAGACGGTCGAGGAGTTCGGCGACGTCGACATCCTCGTGAACAACGCCGGCGGGGAGTTCGTCGCGCCCTTCGAGGACATCTCCGCGAACGGCTGGAAGACCATCGTCGACCTCAACCTCAACAGCACCGTCCACTGTACGCAACTCGCCGGCGAGGTCATGCGCGAGGGCGACGGTGGGGTCATCATCAACCTCTCGTCGGTCAACGGACAACACGCCGCGCCCGGCGAGAGCCACTACGGCGCGTCCAAGGCCGCGATCATCCGCCTGACCGAGACGCTCGCCACGGAATGGGCCGAAGACGGCATCCGCGTCAACTGCATCGCGCCGGGCCTGATCCAGACCCCCGGCGTCGCCGAGACGCTCGGCATCGACAGCGAGGACATGCCGCCCCGCGAGGAGACCGATCGCCGCATCGGCCACGGCGAGGAGATCGCCGACGTCGCACAGTTCCTCGCCAGCCCCGCCGCCTCCTTCATGAACGGCGAGACCGTGACGGTGAAAGGCGTCCCCCGCGCCGGGAACTCGATGTCACAGGATCTGGGACTGCAGGATTGA
- a CDS encoding MFS transporter: MRLWHDPLRRRWLLWAILSVLFLLVNVSRLSTAVLSEDLMAAFGTTGAQLGTLHAVFFWVYAAMQIPSGLLADRIGPRLTATAGAVVMNVGVVWFSFAEGYLEATLARGLIGLGGSVIFVCVLRFCANWYRTDEFATMSGATFAVAGFGGVFATTPLALAVGRFGWRSTVAGLGVLGLAMTVAAFALVRNSPSAAGFEPLEGVPGQEVLTNAQLKSSLAAVLRDRWLWVVSVMLFCSTGVNITLFGLWGVPYVVQTYDVTVTRASTLTLLGGLGLMVGPPAVGWLADRLERRLELMVVGGICYTACLALIAVVGNPPLPVVGAVFLVSGISLGAFVLGYSVVQERHPSSASGVSTGAANAAAFTGAAIFPTLMGQALDAYWTGDLVGGVRVYTETGYRIAFGIATVAGAIAFCCTVWLYRHRHRTTAEADDPALEGASGE, translated from the coding sequence ATGCGACTCTGGCACGATCCCCTCCGGCGTCGGTGGCTCCTGTGGGCGATACTGAGCGTTCTCTTCCTGCTGGTCAACGTCAGCCGGCTCTCGACGGCGGTCCTCTCGGAGGATCTGATGGCCGCGTTCGGCACGACCGGGGCGCAACTGGGCACGCTCCACGCCGTCTTCTTCTGGGTCTACGCGGCGATGCAGATCCCGTCCGGTCTGCTGGCCGACCGGATCGGCCCCCGGCTGACGGCCACCGCCGGGGCCGTCGTGATGAACGTCGGCGTCGTCTGGTTCTCGTTCGCCGAGGGCTACCTCGAGGCGACGCTGGCCCGCGGGCTGATCGGCCTCGGCGGAAGCGTGATCTTCGTCTGCGTCCTCCGGTTCTGCGCGAACTGGTATCGGACCGACGAGTTCGCGACGATGAGCGGCGCGACCTTCGCCGTCGCCGGCTTCGGCGGCGTCTTCGCGACGACGCCGCTCGCGCTGGCGGTCGGCCGGTTCGGCTGGCGATCGACGGTCGCCGGACTCGGTGTCCTGGGACTCGCGATGACCGTCGCCGCCTTCGCCCTCGTCCGGAACTCCCCGAGCGCCGCCGGCTTCGAGCCGCTCGAGGGCGTCCCCGGACAGGAGGTCCTGACGAACGCCCAGCTCAAATCCTCTCTCGCCGCCGTCCTCCGGGACCGCTGGCTCTGGGTCGTCAGCGTCATGCTGTTCTGTTCGACCGGCGTGAACATCACGCTCTTCGGGCTCTGGGGCGTCCCCTACGTCGTCCAGACCTACGACGTGACGGTGACTCGGGCCTCCACGCTGACCCTGCTGGGCGGGCTCGGGCTGATGGTCGGCCCGCCCGCCGTCGGCTGGCTGGCCGACCGCCTCGAGCGTCGACTCGAGTTGATGGTCGTCGGCGGGATCTGTTACACCGCCTGTCTCGCCCTGATCGCGGTCGTCGGAAATCCGCCGCTGCCGGTCGTCGGTGCGGTGTTTCTGGTGAGCGGCATCAGCCTCGGCGCGTTCGTGCTGGGGTACTCGGTCGTCCAGGAACGCCACCCCAGCAGCGCGAGCGGGGTTTCGACGGGGGCGGCGAACGCCGCGGCCTTCACCGGCGCGGCGATCTTCCCGACCCTGATGGGGCAGGCGCTCGACGCCTACTGGACCGGCGACCTCGTCGGCGGCGTCCGCGTCTACACCGAGACCGGCTACCGGATCGCGTTCGGAATCGCCACCGTCGCCGGCGCGATCGCCTTCTGTTGTACCGTCTGGCTGTACAGACACCGCCACCGAACGACCGCCGAGGCCGACGATCCGGCCCTCGAGGGAGCGAGCGGCGAGTGA
- a CDS encoding DUF7562 family protein — MWPSRTRTETVTCLACGIECPRDEAREYDKHGDRWDRADKTFEHLCKSCHRELCHHPRAELEDLLVELEAGERDRDAFLASYLSAVEERYGTLEEES, encoded by the coding sequence ATGTGGCCCTCTCGGACCCGTACCGAGACCGTGACGTGTCTCGCCTGTGGTATCGAGTGCCCGCGCGACGAGGCCCGCGAGTACGACAAGCACGGTGACCGCTGGGATCGCGCGGACAAGACCTTCGAACACCTCTGTAAGTCCTGTCACCGCGAGCTGTGCCATCACCCGCGGGCCGAACTCGAGGACCTCCTAGTCGAACTCGAGGCCGGCGAACGGGACCGAGACGCCTTCCTCGCGAGCTATCTCTCGGCGGTCGAGGAGCGGTACGGAACGCTCGAGGAGGAATCCTGA
- the mutL gene encoding DNA mismatch repair endonuclease MutL yields MSDESTPSQHDTDIHQLDEATVARIAAGEVVERPASAVKELVENSLDADADSVDVTVEAGGTELIRVADDGRGMSEADLRAAVREHTTSKIEGLEDLESGVATLGFRGEALHTIGSVSRLTIRSRPRESEGAGTELVYEGGDVTSVEPTGCPEGTTVEIEELFYNTPARRKFLKTTATEFSHVNRVVTRYALANPDVAVTLTHDGREVFSTTGQGDLQAAVLAVYGREVASAMIPVDADGDDLPPGPLESVSGLVSHPETNRSSRDYLATYVNGRAVTADAVREGIMGAYGTQLGGDRYPFVTLFLEVPGDAVDVNVHPRKREVRFDDDDAVRRQVDAAVESALLEHGLLRSRAPRGRSAPGEARIEPGTRGADSPASEPTTLERSADTPSPADGSADGDREAGSETSASTAGADAEPPTTDPASGGGNGDSSEEAEPDPSSSDAAVADRSADQRPASSSRNEESATATEPNAATGSETSRRSAADSPGTGSAPPASGRDHDSTAEPNCDLDPGRKFDAATEQRTLTGEAATGERSEFESLPSLRVLGQLRDTYLVCETPDGLVLIDQHAADERVNYERLQDAFADDPSAQALAAPVELELTAAEAEAFEQYSEALSRLGFYADRIDDRTVAVTTVPAVLEATLEPDRLRDVLASFVAGDREAGAETVDALADEFLGDLACYPSITGNTSLTEGSVVDLLAALDDCENPYSCPHGRPVIVQFDESEIEDRFERDYPGHGG; encoded by the coding sequence ATGAGCGACGAGAGTACCCCATCCCAGCACGACACCGATATCCACCAGTTAGACGAGGCCACCGTCGCCCGCATCGCCGCCGGCGAGGTCGTCGAGCGGCCCGCCAGCGCGGTGAAGGAACTCGTCGAGAACAGCCTCGATGCCGACGCCGACAGCGTCGACGTCACCGTCGAAGCGGGCGGCACCGAACTGATCCGAGTCGCCGACGACGGCCGCGGGATGAGCGAGGCCGACCTCCGGGCGGCGGTCCGGGAACACACGACCAGCAAGATCGAGGGGCTCGAGGACCTCGAGTCGGGCGTCGCGACGCTTGGCTTCCGCGGCGAGGCGCTGCACACCATCGGCTCGGTCTCGCGGCTGACCATCCGCTCGCGACCCCGCGAGAGCGAGGGCGCGGGGACGGAACTCGTCTACGAGGGCGGCGACGTGACCAGCGTCGAGCCGACGGGCTGTCCCGAGGGGACGACGGTCGAGATCGAGGAGTTGTTCTACAACACCCCCGCTCGCCGGAAGTTCCTCAAGACGACCGCGACGGAGTTCTCCCACGTCAATCGCGTCGTCACGCGCTACGCGCTCGCGAACCCGGACGTGGCGGTCACGCTGACCCACGACGGCCGCGAGGTGTTTTCGACGACGGGCCAGGGCGACCTCCAGGCCGCCGTCCTGGCAGTCTACGGCCGCGAGGTCGCCTCGGCGATGATCCCCGTCGACGCCGACGGCGACGACCTCCCGCCGGGACCGCTCGAGTCCGTCTCCGGCCTCGTTTCCCACCCGGAGACGAACCGCTCGAGTCGGGACTACCTCGCGACCTACGTCAACGGCCGTGCCGTCACGGCCGACGCCGTCCGCGAGGGGATCATGGGGGCCTACGGGACGCAACTGGGCGGCGACCGCTACCCCTTCGTGACGCTCTTCCTCGAGGTCCCCGGCGACGCGGTCGACGTGAACGTCCACCCGCGCAAGCGGGAGGTCCGCTTCGACGACGACGACGCGGTCCGCCGGCAGGTCGACGCCGCGGTCGAGAGCGCCCTGCTCGAGCACGGCCTCCTCCGGTCTCGCGCCCCCCGCGGTCGGTCGGCACCGGGCGAGGCGCGAATCGAACCCGGAACTCGCGGGGCCGATTCGCCCGCCTCGGAGCCGACCACGCTCGAGCGCAGCGCCGACACACCCTCGCCCGCCGACGGATCGGCCGACGGCGACCGCGAGGCCGGATCGGAGACCTCGGCGTCGACCGCCGGAGCGGACGCCGAACCGCCGACAACCGACCCCGCGAGCGGGGGTGGGAACGGCGACTCGAGCGAGGAGGCGGAACCCGATCCGAGCAGTTCGGACGCCGCCGTCGCCGATCGATCCGCGGATCAACGCCCCGCCTCGAGTAGCCGGAACGAGGAATCGGCGACCGCGACGGAACCGAATGCAGCGACGGGCTCCGAGACGAGTCGCCGTTCCGCGGCCGATTCGCCGGGGACGGGCTCGGCTCCACCGGCATCGGGTCGGGACCACGACTCGACGGCGGAGCCGAATTGCGATCTCGACCCCGGACGCAAGTTCGACGCGGCCACCGAACAGCGGACGCTGACCGGCGAGGCCGCGACGGGCGAGCGATCCGAGTTCGAGTCGCTGCCCTCGCTTCGGGTGCTGGGCCAGCTCCGCGACACCTATCTGGTCTGTGAGACGCCCGACGGGCTCGTCCTGATCGACCAGCACGCCGCCGACGAGCGGGTCAACTACGAGCGTCTGCAGGATGCCTTCGCGGACGATCCGAGCGCGCAGGCGCTCGCAGCGCCCGTCGAACTCGAGTTGACGGCGGCCGAAGCCGAAGCGTTCGAACAGTACAGCGAGGCGCTCTCGCGACTGGGGTTCTACGCCGACCGGATCGACGACCGCACCGTCGCGGTGACGACCGTCCCCGCGGTGCTCGAGGCGACCCTCGAACCCGACCGGCTGCGGGACGTGCTGGCCTCGTTCGTCGCCGGCGACCGCGAGGCGGGGGCCGAGACGGTCGACGCGCTGGCCGACGAGTTCCTCGGCGACCTCGCGTGTTATCCGTCGATCACCGGCAACACGTCGCTGACCGAGGGGTCGGTCGTCGACCTGCTGGCGGCGCTAGACGACTGTGAGAACCCCTATTCCTGTCCACACGGCCGGCCGGTGATCGTCCAGTTCGACGAGAGCGAAATCGAAGATCGGTTCGAGCGCGACTACCCTGGCCACGGCGGCTAG
- a CDS encoding RNB domain-containing ribonuclease, translating into MSDDAQADAGTVEGQGPVEVSEELARHLENKREELFEKFELRDEFPPEVLEEAEARTEGVTAEISDEIDDRQDLRDLTTWTTDPIDAQDFDDALSIEERDDEYVLWVHIADVTHYVNPETAMWDEAVERGNTVYLPGYTVHMLPPVLAETVCSLVPNEDRLAHTVEMHLDKETLSYENIEIYKSVIESDERLTYAQAESRLEDPDAPLHEENALVYDLAEQMHEQRKEDGSLVLNPSRDRAHTIIEECMLKANKAVTHELMWNRGVEAMYRVHPQPSPDEWSEALREIQDLDGVSIPGSTWDDPRKAVNATLEEAPGRQLDKIQWAVMKVMPRARYMNDPFGGHHALNFEIYGHFTSPIRRLSDLINHWIVYQNDVPENLIELCDRASDKQKDAEQCEREYKTFLQEVGLDPMAVNNRGIEVVDEAEAEKTL; encoded by the coding sequence ATGAGTGACGACGCACAGGCCGACGCCGGGACCGTGGAAGGCCAAGGCCCCGTCGAGGTCTCCGAGGAGCTCGCGCGCCATCTCGAGAACAAGCGCGAGGAGCTGTTCGAGAAGTTCGAACTCCGCGACGAGTTCCCGCCCGAGGTCTTGGAGGAAGCCGAGGCCCGAACGGAGGGCGTGACGGCGGAGATCAGCGACGAGATCGATGACCGGCAGGATCTCCGTGACCTGACGACCTGGACGACGGACCCGATCGACGCCCAGGACTTCGACGACGCCCTCTCGATCGAGGAACGCGACGACGAGTACGTCCTCTGGGTGCACATCGCCGACGTAACCCACTACGTCAACCCCGAGACGGCGATGTGGGACGAGGCCGTCGAACGGGGCAACACGGTTTACCTGCCCGGCTACACGGTCCACATGCTGCCGCCGGTGCTTGCCGAGACGGTCTGCTCGCTGGTCCCCAACGAGGACCGACTGGCACACACCGTCGAGATGCACCTCGACAAGGAGACCCTGAGCTACGAGAACATCGAGATCTACAAGTCCGTCATCGAGTCCGACGAGCGGCTCACCTACGCACAGGCTGAAAGCCGGCTCGAGGACCCCGACGCGCCCCTCCACGAGGAGAACGCGCTGGTCTACGACCTCGCCGAGCAGATGCACGAACAGCGCAAGGAAGACGGCTCGCTCGTTCTCAACCCGAGCCGCGATCGGGCCCACACCATCATCGAGGAGTGCATGCTCAAGGCCAACAAGGCCGTCACGCACGAACTCATGTGGAATCGCGGCGTCGAGGCGATGTACCGGGTCCACCCACAGCCCAGTCCCGACGAGTGGTCGGAAGCCCTCCGGGAGATCCAGGACCTCGATGGCGTCTCGATCCCCGGCAGCACCTGGGACGACCCGCGAAAAGCCGTCAACGCCACCCTCGAGGAGGCTCCCGGCCGCCAACTGGACAAGATCCAGTGGGCGGTGATGAAGGTGATGCCTCGAGCGCGGTACATGAACGATCCCTTCGGCGGCCACCACGCGCTGAACTTCGAGATCTACGGCCACTTCACGAGCCCGATCCGACGACTCAGCGACCTGATCAACCACTGGATCGTCTACCAGAACGACGTCCCCGAGAACCTCATCGAACTCTGCGATCGCGCGAGCGACAAACAAAAAGACGCAGAACAGTGCGAACGCGAGTACAAGACCTTCCTACAGGAGGTCGGTCTCGATCCGATGGCGGTCAACAACCGCGGGATCGAAGTCGTCGACGAGGCAGAAGCGGAGAAGACGTTGTAG
- the rtcA gene encoding RNA 3'-terminal phosphate cyclase, which yields MTPRELDGSSAGGQFLRTALALSVLANEPVRLEGVRGDRPTPGLGHQHLAVLETMAAIADADVSGAELGRETIAFDPGLDGTGHGSEEPARSRLEGGEYAVDIGTAGSVTLLCNAVLPLATVLESPLSVTVTGGTDVAWSPPLDYLRYVTLPLLRRFGIQAACEVDRRGFYPDGGGTVTLRLAPSRLESIDLVKRGSLEGLRLYSTESASLADRDVASRQADGALERLNREPGLEPTERCETTAASPSPGSAMVLRVDHGTGVAGFTALGERGKPAERVGEDAADATTRFLEGVAPVDRHMADQLLVFLALAGGRVRVPAVTDHVETRCELLEAFGVEVGLERDGETAVVSVVSPLDRLG from the coding sequence ATGACCCCACGCGAACTCGACGGCTCGAGCGCCGGCGGCCAGTTCCTTCGGACCGCGCTCGCGCTATCGGTCCTCGCGAACGAACCGGTCCGCCTGGAGGGCGTCCGCGGCGATCGGCCGACGCCGGGCCTGGGCCACCAGCACCTGGCAGTCCTCGAGACGATGGCGGCGATCGCTGACGCCGACGTGTCGGGGGCCGAACTCGGGCGGGAGACGATCGCGTTCGATCCCGGACTCGACGGGACCGGACACGGGAGCGAGGAACCGGCCCGCAGCCGACTCGAGGGCGGGGAGTACGCCGTCGACATCGGGACCGCCGGCAGCGTGACGCTGCTTTGCAACGCCGTACTCCCGCTGGCGACGGTCCTCGAATCCCCGCTGTCGGTCACCGTCACTGGCGGGACGGACGTGGCGTGGTCGCCGCCGCTGGATTACCTGCGATACGTGACCCTCCCGCTGCTCCGTCGCTTCGGTATCCAGGCCGCCTGCGAGGTCGATCGACGCGGGTTCTATCCCGACGGCGGCGGGACGGTGACGCTTCGACTCGCCCCCTCGCGCCTCGAGTCGATCGACCTCGTCAAGCGGGGGTCCCTCGAGGGGCTCCGCCTCTACTCGACCGAATCGGCGTCGCTGGCGGATCGCGATGTCGCGTCTCGGCAGGCGGACGGGGCACTCGAGCGCCTGAATCGCGAGCCGGGGCTCGAACCGACCGAGCGCTGCGAGACGACCGCAGCGAGTCCCTCGCCCGGCTCCGCCATGGTTCTCCGGGTCGATCACGGAACCGGGGTCGCCGGCTTCACGGCCCTCGGCGAGCGCGGGAAGCCGGCCGAGCGCGTCGGCGAAGACGCCGCAGATGCGACGACCCGCTTTCTCGAGGGCGTGGCTCCGGTCGACCGGCACATGGCCGATCAGCTCCTCGTCTTTCTCGCACTCGCGGGCGGCCGGGTTCGCGTGCCAGCCGTGACGGATCACGTCGAAACGCGGTGTGAGCTGCTCGAGGCGTTCGGTGTGGAGGTGGGGCTCGAGCGGGACGGCGAGACGGCGGTCGTCTCCGTCGTGTCGCCACTGGACCGACTCGGGTGA
- a CDS encoding GNAT family N-acetyltransferase encodes MTRAVRHATVDDAWIIHEIARQSWHAAYDDLLGPETVDDVVDEWYAIGDLESSIREASGRRDAAFLVASGSPAADTETVARGFAHAVPWPEDRSVAFLARLYVRPDRWNDGTGTALLDALETELSAAFDRLRLAVLAANEVGISFYESTGFEHVETRPSDLGTDLEERVYEKSI; translated from the coding sequence GTGACTCGAGCTGTCCGGCACGCGACGGTCGACGACGCCTGGATCATCCACGAGATCGCGCGCCAAAGTTGGCACGCCGCCTACGACGACCTTCTCGGCCCCGAGACGGTCGACGACGTCGTCGACGAGTGGTACGCGATCGGGGACCTCGAGTCCTCGATTAGGGAGGCGAGCGGCCGCCGCGACGCCGCGTTTCTCGTCGCTTCGGGCTCGCCAGCGGCCGACACCGAGACCGTCGCTCGTGGCTTCGCACACGCCGTTCCATGGCCGGAAGATCGGTCGGTCGCGTTTCTCGCGCGCCTGTACGTTCGGCCCGACAGGTGGAACGACGGGACCGGAACGGCGTTGCTCGACGCCCTCGAGACCGAGCTCTCGGCGGCGTTCGACCGGCTCCGGCTGGCGGTCCTCGCTGCCAACGAGGTCGGAATCTCGTTTTACGAGTCGACCGGCTTCGAGCACGTCGAGACGCGACCGTCGGATCTGGGGACGGACCTCGAGGAGCGGGTGTATGAAAAATCGATCTGA
- a CDS encoding helix-turn-helix domain-containing protein — MKQVSFSVTFPDGIAHPLHRRLVSSDDVSRAELLMWGPMGTVTTLLWCDGGRDAVADLLSAVGSITTTAFVDGSDGTYAFVHQTEYEFADAVLDLVSDSRIVFLPPVTFRDTGTVQFEAVGESDALTGFYTELTDLVEGTIDRVHEFDRRPASTAVTDRQQTALEAAVAVGYYDVPRSGTVEDVADELGCAGSTAGELLRKAEAELVARATESG, encoded by the coding sequence ATGAAACAGGTCTCGTTCAGCGTGACGTTTCCCGACGGGATCGCCCACCCGTTACACCGCCGACTCGTGTCGTCGGACGACGTGTCACGAGCGGAGTTGCTGATGTGGGGTCCGATGGGAACCGTAACCACGCTACTCTGGTGTGACGGCGGACGGGATGCCGTCGCCGACCTGCTGAGCGCCGTCGGCAGTATTACCACGACGGCGTTCGTCGACGGCTCCGACGGCACGTACGCGTTCGTCCATCAAACGGAGTACGAGTTCGCAGACGCCGTGCTGGATCTCGTCTCCGACTCGAGAATCGTGTTCCTGCCGCCGGTTACGTTCCGGGATACCGGGACCGTTCAGTTCGAGGCCGTCGGGGAGTCCGACGCGCTGACGGGGTTTTATACCGAACTCACCGACCTGGTCGAGGGGACGATCGACCGCGTTCACGAGTTCGACCGTCGTCCGGCCTCGACCGCAGTGACGGACCGACAGCAGACGGCGCTCGAGGCCGCCGTCGCCGTCGGCTATTACGACGTTCCGCGATCCGGGACCGTCGAAGACGTTGCCGACGAACTCGGGTGTGCCGGGAGCACGGCCGGCGAACTGTTACGGAAGGCCGAAGCCGAACTCGTCGCGAGGGCGACCGAGTCCGGCTGA